A stretch of DNA from Thalassospiraceae bacterium LMO-SO8:
GGCCCGAAACGCTTGTCGCCGAGCATGCTCATGATGTCGAATTCAAGGGTGTAGCTGCCGCCCAGGTCCTGCGGCGGCGCATCGCCGTCCAGGGCGCCGACCGCGCGGGCGACCTCGGCGAACCGATCATCGGCCGTTTCCACGGCATCGTGGCGGGCCAGGGAATGCAGGCTCAGGCTGACTCCGCCCATCTTCAGGGCCAGGGCGACCTTTTCCGCCTGCTTGGGCGTGACCTCCAGGGTCGCGGTCTTGGCCACCTTGGCCTGGCCGTCACCGGCCTCGACCTTCTGGTCCATGGCGATGACGCGGGTGCCGGACAGCAGCGTTTCGGAAAACTCGATCTTCTTCACCTTGCTGCCCTCGGCGTCGCCGCGCCGGGTTTCCAGGCGCATCTGGCCGATGAAGATGACGTCGACCCAGTCGCCCGGAAAGATGAACCCGGCGATCCCCGTCGTCGCATCGACGGGCACGGAGACGGCGCGCTTTCCGGGTTGCAGCACCGCCGCCAGGAAGCCCCGTTCGCCCGGCTGCACCAGCTTCAGCGCCGTCACCGGCTCGCCCGCCGTGATACGGGTGCGCACGACGGCGCCGTCGAACACGGCGATGCCGCGGTTGTTGGGTTTTCCGCCGTCGGAGGCATCCGGCGCGGGCTTGAGCCCTTTCGGCGCCACGCCCTCGACGACATAGCCTTCGGCGACCCC
This window harbors:
- the cpaB gene encoding Flp pilus assembly protein CpaB; the encoded protein is MSPISLRGILLIVVALTVAAGTALFARNWIAQQQAAFKARPAQTAPATEARRVLVAKQTLEAGRFVRAEDLRWAAWPKDGVAEGYVVEGVAPKGLKPAPDASDGGKPNNRGIAVFDGAVVRTRITAGEPVTALKLVQPGERGFLAAVLQPGKRAVSVPVDATTGIAGFIFPGDWVDVIFIGQMRLETRRGDAEGSKVKKIEFSETLLSGTRVIAMDQKVEAGDGQAKVAKTATLEVTPKQAEKVALALKMGGVSLSLHSLARHDAVETADDRFAEVARAVGALDGDAPPQDLGGSYTLEFDIMSMLGDKRFGPGARARGVNVIRADKAEQANF